Proteins encoded together in one Flavobacteriales bacterium window:
- a CDS encoding Crp/Fnr family transcriptional regulator has translation MSLVRRSIERYVKLTDAEWTVVAPHWLPRDFAKGAFITRTGEVEPWFSIVELGVQRLFVEHDGSEVCVGFAYDGSWSGVYDSFVTRTPSRFAVQAVTDSRLWSIRHEALYGLYDTVPAMDRWGRLILEELLIGRATREIEQLTLNAEARYRNLMGRSPHLLQLVAQKDIASYLRMTPETFSRLRARVR, from the coding sequence ATGTCCCTCGTTCGCCGCAGCATCGAGAGGTACGTGAAGCTCACCGACGCCGAATGGACCGTGGTCGCACCGCACTGGCTGCCGCGCGACTTCGCCAAGGGCGCCTTCATCACCCGCACCGGCGAGGTGGAACCCTGGTTCAGCATCGTGGAGCTGGGGGTGCAGCGGCTCTTCGTCGAACACGATGGATCGGAGGTGTGCGTGGGCTTCGCTTACGACGGCAGCTGGAGCGGGGTGTACGACTCCTTCGTCACCCGCACGCCCAGTCGCTTCGCCGTGCAGGCCGTCACCGATAGCCGCCTGTGGTCCATCCGGCACGAGGCCCTCTACGGCCTGTACGATACCGTGCCCGCGATGGACCGTTGGGGTCGGCTCATCCTCGAAGAGCTGCTGATCGGGCGTGCCACGCGCGAGATCGAACAGCTCACCCTCAATGCGGAGGCGCGATACCGCAACCTGATGGGACGCAGCCCGCACCTCTTGCAGTTGGTCGCCCAAAAGGACATCGCCAGCTACCTGCGCATGACCCCAGAGACGTTCAGCCGTCTGCGGGCCCGCGTGCGTTGA
- a CDS encoding formyl transferase, translating into MAAERVVLLARASGATAMLYHALAAHHDVQVVLEDPPPPVQLLRSRVRRLGLWRVLGQVLFQLLVARRLARRSWHRVQAILRSTGTSQAPIPTTVTHHVPTVNGPDCHALLKRLAPRVVVINGTRILKRGTLSAIGAPVLNTHVGITPRYRGVHGAYWALVNNDRAHCGVTVHLVDEGIDTGGVLHQALIDPGPEDDFSTYPVLQIAAGCPLIVRAVREALDGRLLVVPGTPDSARWYHPTLWEYLRHRRRIGVR; encoded by the coding sequence ATGGCGGCTGAACGGGTGGTGCTGTTGGCACGGGCGAGCGGGGCCACCGCCATGCTCTACCACGCCCTCGCCGCGCACCACGACGTGCAGGTGGTGCTGGAGGACCCTCCTCCACCGGTGCAGCTGCTGCGCTCGCGGGTGCGCCGCCTGGGCCTTTGGCGCGTGCTGGGCCAGGTGCTCTTCCAGCTGCTGGTGGCGCGCAGGCTGGCGCGACGTTCCTGGCATCGCGTACAGGCCATCCTTCGGTCCACCGGCACCTCCCAGGCGCCCATCCCGACGACGGTGACGCACCACGTGCCCACCGTGAACGGCCCGGACTGCCACGCCCTGCTCAAGCGCCTGGCCCCGCGCGTGGTGGTGATCAACGGCACGCGCATCCTGAAACGCGGCACGCTGAGCGCCATCGGAGCGCCCGTGCTGAATACGCACGTGGGCATCACCCCGCGCTACCGGGGCGTACACGGCGCGTATTGGGCCCTGGTGAACAACGATCGCGCGCATTGCGGCGTCACGGTGCACCTGGTGGATGAAGGGATCGATACCGGCGGGGTGCTCCACCAGGCCCTGATCGATCCCGGTCCGGAGGACGACTTCAGCACCTACCCGGTCCTGCAGATCGCCGCAGGCTGCCCGCTGATTGTGCGGGCCGTGCGCGAAGCCCTGGACGGCAGGCTGCTGGTGGTGCCGGGCACGCCGGACAGCGCGCGCTGGTACCACCCCACGCTCTGGGAGTACCTGCGGCATCGGCGTCGGATCGGCGTGCGGTGA
- a CDS encoding polysaccharide deacetylase family protein has product MTTGAFVLSLDFELYWGMRDRRTLEAYGPRILGVRQALPRMLDVFDAHGVKATIATVGLLFFRDKAGLLAALPDRRPGYANTALSPYHGHIDGIGPAEEHDPYHYGASLVRLIQRHPAHEVACHTFSHYYCLEQGQTEVEFAADLEAAQRAAAAYGITLKSFVFPRNQYNARYLGLCHAHGITAYRGNERSWLYQARNREDESRFRRALRLLDTWLPLSGPNTHAWPAVQEGLPVDVPSSRFLRPWSARYAPLDGLKLRRITNAMDHAAQRGELFHLWWHPHNFGADLERNMAFLERILDHYTHLHRTTGLRSLTMAEVAQEARERHGG; this is encoded by the coding sequence ATGACCACCGGCGCCTTCGTGCTCTCGCTCGACTTCGAGCTGTACTGGGGCATGCGCGACCGGCGTACCCTGGAGGCGTACGGTCCGCGGATCCTGGGCGTGCGGCAGGCACTGCCGCGGATGCTCGACGTCTTCGATGCGCACGGGGTGAAGGCCACCATCGCCACGGTGGGGCTGCTCTTCTTCCGCGACAAGGCCGGCCTGCTGGCGGCATTGCCCGATCGGCGGCCCGGCTACGCCAACACGGCCCTCTCACCCTATCACGGCCACATCGACGGCATCGGCCCGGCCGAGGAGCACGACCCCTACCACTACGGCGCCTCGCTGGTGCGCCTCATCCAGCGGCATCCGGCGCACGAGGTCGCCTGCCACACCTTCAGCCATTACTACTGCCTGGAGCAGGGCCAGACCGAGGTCGAGTTCGCCGCCGACCTGGAAGCCGCACAACGCGCGGCCGCCGCGTACGGGATCACGCTCAAGAGCTTCGTCTTCCCCCGCAACCAGTACAACGCGCGCTACCTGGGCCTGTGCCACGCCCACGGCATCACGGCCTACCGGGGCAACGAGCGCAGCTGGCTCTACCAGGCGCGCAACCGCGAGGACGAATCGCGCTTCCGCAGGGCCTTGCGGCTGCTGGACACCTGGTTGCCCTTGAGCGGACCGAACACCCACGCGTGGCCGGCGGTGCAGGAAGGCCTTCCGGTGGATGTGCCCTCGAGCCGCTTCCTGCGGCCGTGGTCAGCGCGCTATGCCCCGCTGGACGGGTTGAAGCTGCGGCGCATCACCAACGCCATGGACCACGCGGCGCAGCGCGGCGAACTGTTCCACCTCTGGTGGCATCCGCACAACTTCGGCGCCGACCTGGAGCGCAACATGGCCTTCCTGGAACGGATCCTGGACCACTACACGCACCTCCACCGGACCACCGGCCTGCGCAGCCTCACCATGGCCGAGGTGGCGCAGGAAGCGCGCGAACGCCATGGCGGCTGA
- a CDS encoding succinylglutamate desuccinylase/aspartoacylase family protein, with amino-acid sequence MGQRGKATPETCTLVRILGESVRPGERRTLDLQVARLYTRTPVEIPVVVQRGPQEGPVLLLLAGVHGDEINGIEAVRLVMDELKVRPLERGTLIAIPILNVFGFLAMKRELPDGRDLNRFFPGSANGSLASRLAHALVTEVLPAVDATIDLHSGADQRHNHPHLRYTEGDERSLVLAHAFDPPLLLKAAIRPKSIREHLVKQHKAYVLFEGGKARSLDEDAVRVALRGITRIMEHLGLWTGPSDLARGPVHLSQSKWVRAPMAGIFHPTAENGSHVARGMVLGFITDPYGEQVRHVKSPIEGYILCVNTSPVVNHGDALMHIAYDGTP; translated from the coding sequence ATGGGACAACGGGGCAAGGCGACGCCGGAGACCTGCACGCTGGTGCGGATCCTCGGCGAATCGGTGCGGCCGGGTGAGCGGCGCACGCTGGACCTGCAGGTGGCGCGGCTGTACACCCGCACGCCGGTGGAGATCCCTGTGGTGGTGCAGCGCGGTCCGCAGGAAGGCCCGGTGCTGCTGCTGCTGGCGGGCGTGCATGGCGACGAGATCAACGGGATCGAAGCGGTGCGCCTGGTGATGGACGAGCTGAAGGTGCGGCCGCTGGAGCGGGGCACCCTCATCGCCATCCCCATCCTGAACGTGTTCGGCTTCCTGGCCATGAAGCGGGAGCTGCCGGACGGGCGCGACCTCAACCGCTTCTTTCCCGGCTCGGCGAACGGTTCACTGGCCAGCCGGCTCGCGCATGCCCTCGTGACCGAGGTGCTGCCGGCGGTGGATGCGACGATCGATCTGCACAGTGGCGCCGACCAGCGGCACAACCATCCCCACCTGCGCTACACCGAGGGTGACGAGCGGTCCCTGGTGCTGGCGCACGCCTTCGATCCGCCGCTGCTGCTGAAGGCGGCCATCCGCCCCAAGAGCATCCGGGAGCACCTGGTGAAGCAGCACAAGGCCTATGTGCTGTTCGAGGGTGGCAAGGCGCGCAGCCTGGACGAGGACGCGGTGCGGGTGGCGCTGCGCGGCATCACCCGGATCATGGAGCATCTCGGGTTGTGGACAGGTCCCAGCGACCTGGCGCGCGGTCCGGTGCATCTCTCGCAGAGCAAATGGGTGCGCGCCCCGATGGCCGGCATCTTCCACCCCACCGCGGAGAACGGCTCGCACGTGGCGCGCGGCATGGTGCTGGGCTTCATCACCGACCCGTACGGCGAGCAGGTGCGGCATGTGAAGAGCCCGATCGAGGGCTACATCCTGTGCGTGAACACCAGCCCGGTGGTGAACCACGGCGATGCCCTGATGCACATCGCCTACGACGGCACGCCGTGA
- a CDS encoding CotH kinase family protein, giving the protein MLHRPTTLLLATPLLIMVSLAQNLPMEQYYSPDGHQLLLGGLPSTGLYEKAAIRTLDLQFTQPNYWQQLQQNYQGQTDIAATLSVDGTVYDSVGVRFKGQTSYMMLPPGAQKMSFNVTLDHVDAGQDLMGYQTLNLNNAFQDASFLREVVFLDLIRDHVPAAKANYVHLNINGASWGLYPNVQQLNKDFISEWFRSNDGHRWRADRPDGQMGGGGGGQWGDGTAALNDLGPDTADYQVYYTLKGTDLTSDPWEALVLTCQKVDGLPQAQLFDSLPKYLDLDRTLWFLASEIAFSDDDSYVHKGKMDYYLYWEPLTGRMVPHEFDGNSVMKNNAVNWSPFYHETDANYPLLNRLLAVPEWRQRYLAHLRTLIGEKMQSAPFNALVDGYVSLIDAEVQADPKKLYTYANFLTEVNALKSYITSRRNTLMANSEVAQPAPAIPSVEHVVAGTAWQAPLPTESPVVRATVTSGNGIFAVRLYHGTGIDGTFTRMAMFDDGLHDDGAAGDGVYAATLPPYAPNTVLRYYVEAVANNPARTVVYAPPGAEHDVYTYTVQAQTAVMPVVINELMSSNASTVADNAGEYEDWIELFNGSAADIDLSGGFLTDDGADLFKWTIPPGSIVPAGGYLTFWADEDQVQGDGHTNFKLSAGGEELWLVNADSAVVDHVVFGAIATDMGYARVPNGSGPFVEQAPTFAANNDLASSVHGTAAGTAFEAYPNPTAGALTVRCAAPTDLELLDATGRLLWSGQVSGTADLDLRFRENGQYLLRSTTGVALRVMVLR; this is encoded by the coding sequence ATGCTCCACCGGCCCACCACCCTGCTCCTCGCCACGCCTCTGCTGATCATGGTCAGCCTCGCACAGAACCTGCCGATGGAGCAGTACTACAGCCCGGACGGGCATCAGTTGCTGCTGGGCGGCCTTCCGAGCACCGGTCTGTACGAGAAGGCGGCCATCCGCACCCTGGACCTCCAATTCACGCAGCCCAACTATTGGCAGCAGCTACAGCAGAACTACCAGGGACAGACGGACATCGCGGCCACGCTGTCGGTGGACGGTACGGTGTATGACAGCGTGGGCGTGCGCTTCAAGGGGCAGACCAGCTACATGATGCTGCCGCCGGGTGCTCAGAAGATGTCCTTCAACGTGACGCTGGACCACGTCGACGCGGGCCAGGACCTGATGGGCTACCAGACGCTGAACCTGAACAACGCCTTCCAGGACGCGTCGTTCCTGCGCGAGGTGGTGTTCCTGGACCTGATCCGCGACCACGTGCCCGCAGCGAAGGCCAACTATGTGCACCTCAACATCAACGGGGCCAGCTGGGGGCTATACCCGAACGTGCAGCAGCTCAACAAGGACTTCATCAGCGAGTGGTTCCGGAGCAACGACGGGCATCGCTGGCGGGCCGACCGGCCCGATGGACAGATGGGCGGTGGTGGTGGTGGTCAATGGGGCGATGGCACGGCCGCCTTGAACGACCTGGGGCCCGACACGGCCGATTACCAGGTGTACTACACACTGAAGGGCACGGACCTCACGAGCGATCCGTGGGAGGCCTTGGTGCTGACCTGTCAGAAGGTGGACGGGCTTCCGCAGGCACAGTTGTTCGACAGCCTGCCGAAGTACCTGGACCTCGACCGCACGCTGTGGTTCCTGGCCTCGGAGATCGCGTTCAGCGACGACGACAGTTACGTGCACAAGGGCAAGATGGATTACTACCTCTACTGGGAGCCCCTCACGGGTCGCATGGTGCCGCACGAGTTCGATGGCAACAGCGTGATGAAGAACAATGCGGTCAACTGGAGCCCCTTCTACCACGAGACCGACGCGAACTATCCGCTGCTGAACCGGCTGCTCGCCGTGCCCGAGTGGCGGCAGCGTTATCTGGCCCACCTGCGCACGCTCATCGGGGAGAAGATGCAGAGCGCTCCCTTCAACGCCTTGGTGGACGGCTACGTGTCGCTGATCGATGCGGAAGTGCAGGCCGACCCCAAGAAGCTGTACACCTACGCCAACTTCCTCACCGAGGTGAACGCCTTGAAGAGCTACATCACCAGCCGGCGCAACACGTTGATGGCGAACAGTGAGGTGGCGCAACCCGCACCGGCGATCCCCTCCGTGGAGCACGTGGTGGCGGGCACGGCCTGGCAGGCGCCACTGCCCACCGAAAGCCCCGTGGTGCGGGCGACGGTCACCAGCGGCAATGGGATCTTTGCCGTGCGGCTCTACCACGGCACGGGCATCGACGGCACCTTCACGCGGATGGCGATGTTCGACGACGGCCTGCATGACGACGGCGCGGCCGGCGATGGCGTATACGCCGCCACCCTCCCGCCCTACGCGCCCAACACCGTGCTGCGCTACTACGTGGAGGCCGTGGCCAACAACCCCGCCCGCACCGTGGTGTACGCACCGCCCGGTGCCGAGCATGATGTGTACACCTACACCGTGCAGGCTCAAACGGCGGTGATGCCCGTGGTGATCAACGAACTGATGAGCAGCAATGCGAGCACGGTGGCGGACAACGCCGGAGAGTACGAGGACTGGATCGAGCTGTTCAACGGCAGCGCGGCGGACATCGACCTCAGCGGCGGGTTCCTCACGGATGACGGCGCCGACCTCTTCAAGTGGACGATCCCGCCAGGCTCCATCGTGCCGGCCGGGGGCTACCTCACCTTCTGGGCGGACGAGGACCAGGTGCAGGGCGACGGCCACACCAACTTCAAGCTCAGCGCCGGCGGCGAGGAGCTGTGGCTGGTGAACGCGGACAGCGCGGTGGTGGACCATGTGGTGTTCGGTGCGATCGCCACGGACATGGGCTATGCGCGGGTGCCGAACGGAAGCGGTCCCTTCGTGGAGCAGGCGCCCACCTTCGCCGCCAACAACGACCTGGCTTCCTCCGTGCATGGAACCGCTGCGGGCACGGCGTTCGAGGCCTACCCCAACCCGACCGCCGGCGCCTTGACCGTACGCTGCGCCGCGCCGACCGACCTGGAGCTGCTCGATGCCACCGGACGTCTCCTATGGAGCGGCCAGGTGAGCGGCACGGCCGACCTTGATCTCCGCTTCAGGGAGAACGGCCAATACCTCCTGCGCTCCACCACCGGTGTGGCGCTGCGGGTGATGGTGCTGCGTTAG
- a CDS encoding DinB family protein yields the protein MDALNTLALIDHLQERLRDQLAQLETLRTLPLTTLTRRPDPKRWSALEVVEHMNLSSSVYHRRLDACYAQAHNGLRFAPSFTPGRWGQLATTAMQPGADGRIGWRMRTLFAFEPRTARTQGLTAIDRCADMRHGLHGLLERARTRGIEGERITSTLGPILRFKVGDAFRFPIAHQDRHFLQIRRTLEALG from the coding sequence ATGGACGCCCTGAACACCCTCGCCCTCATCGACCACCTGCAGGAACGCCTCCGCGATCAGCTCGCGCAGCTTGAGACCCTGCGAACCCTGCCACTGACCACGCTCACCCGCCGCCCCGACCCCAAGCGGTGGAGCGCGCTGGAGGTGGTGGAGCACATGAACCTCAGCAGCAGCGTCTACCACCGCCGCCTCGATGCCTGCTATGCCCAAGCGCACAATGGCCTGCGCTTCGCGCCCAGCTTCACGCCGGGTCGCTGGGGCCAGCTGGCCACCACGGCCATGCAGCCCGGAGCCGACGGCCGCATCGGCTGGCGCATGCGCACCCTATTCGCCTTCGAGCCGCGGACGGCCCGCACCCAAGGGCTTACGGCGATCGATCGCTGTGCCGACATGCGCCATGGCCTGCACGGGCTGCTCGAACGCGCCCGCACCCGGGGGATCGAGGGAGAGCGCATCACCAGCACCCTGGGCCCCATCCTGCGCTTCAAGGTCGGCGACGCCTTCCGCTTCCCCATCGCGCACCAGGACCGGCATTTCCTGCAGATCCGGCGCACACTGGAGGCCCTCGGCTAA